In a single window of the Raphanus sativus cultivar WK10039 chromosome 9, ASM80110v3, whole genome shotgun sequence genome:
- the LOC108831565 gene encoding cathepsin B-like protease 3 isoform X1 — translation MAADSTTKLCLVSVVLLLGLVSSSLNLQGVAAENLTKQKLNSKILQEEIVKKVNEHPNAGWKAAINDRFSNATVAEFKRLLGVKPTPKKLLLGVPVVSHDQSLKLPKSFDARNAWPQCTSIGNILGLVFSKHFSVSVCIFVYGLLNIDLVCVLVDSLLLTDQGHCGSCWAFGAVESLSDRFCIQFGMNITLSVNDLLACCGFRCGDGCDGGYPIAAWQYFSYSGVVTEECDPYFDQTGCSHPGCEPAYPTPTCMRKCVSGNQLWGESKHYSVSTYVVKSNPLDIMAEIYKNGPVEVSFTVYEDFAHYKSGVYKHITGSDIGGHAVKLIGWGTTDDGEDYWLLANQWNRSWGDDGYFMIRRGTNECGIEDEPVGGLPSTKNVFKVTTGSDEISVASV, via the exons ATGGCTGCTGATTCTACAACCAAACTCTGTTTGGTCTCTGTTGTCTTGCTCTTAGGCCTTGTCTCCTCGTCTCTCAACTTGCAG GGAGTTGCAGCAGAGAATCTTACCAAACAGAAACTGAACTCGAAGATACTTCAG GAAGAGATAGTAAAGAAGGTCAACGAACATCCAAACGCTGGATGGAAAGCTGCTATTAATGATCGTTTCTCTAACgcaact GTAGCAGAGTTTAAGCGTCTCCTTGGTGTTAAACCAACACCTAAGAAGTTACTCTTAGGTGTTCCTGTTGTAAGCCATGATCAGTCTCTGAAGTTACCTAAATCATTCGATGCTAGAAACGCTTGGCCTCAGTGCACCAGTATTGGAAACATCTTAGGTTTGGTCTTTTCAAAACACTTTAGTGTTTCAGTTTGCATTTTTGTTTATGGGTTACTAAATATTGATCTTGTGTGTGTGTTGGTTGACTCCCTTCTCTTAACAGATCAG GGACATTGTGGCTCTTGCTGGGCCTTTGGTGCTGTTGAATCACTATCTGATAGATTCTGTATCCAATTTGGAATG AACATTACTTTATCAGTAAATGACCTCTTAGCATGTTGTGGTTTCCGTTGTGGTGATGGTTGTGACGGTGGCTACCCAATTGCTGCTTGGCAATACTTTTCCTACAGTGGTGTTGTCACTGAAGAG TGTGATCCATACTTTGATCAAACCGGATGCTCTCACCCTGGTTGTGAACCTGCATATCCTACACCGACATGCATGAGGAAATGCGTTAGTGGAAACCAGTTATGGGGTGAATCAAAACATTACAGTGTTAGTACATACGTTGTCAAGTCTAATCCACTAGACATCATGGCTGAGATCTACAAGAATGGACCTGTTGAAGTCTCTTTCACAGTTTATGAG GATTTTGCTCATTACAAATCTGGAGTGTATAAGCACATAACAGGTTCCGACATTGGTGGTCATGCTGTTAAGCTTATTGGTTGGGGAACTACTGATGATGGAGAAGATTATTGG TTGTTGGCAAATCAATGGAACAGAAGCTGGGGTGAT GATGGTTATTTCATGATTAGGAGAGGAACAAATGAATGTGGAATTGAAGATGAACCAGTGGGTGGTTTGCCTTCAACCAAGAATGTGTTCAAGGTTACAACCGGTTCAGATGAGATTTCTGTTGCGTCGGTTTAA
- the LOC108831565 gene encoding cathepsin B-like protease 3 isoform X2, protein MAADSTTKLCLVSVVLLLGLVSSSLNLQGVAAENLTKQKLNSKILQEEIVKKVNEHPNAGWKAAINDRFSNATVAEFKRLLGVKPTPKKLLLGVPVVSHDQSLKLPKSFDARNAWPQCTSIGNILGLGHCGSCWAFGAVESLSDRFCIQFGMNITLSVNDLLACCGFRCGDGCDGGYPIAAWQYFSYSGVVTEECDPYFDQTGCSHPGCEPAYPTPTCMRKCVSGNQLWGESKHYSVSTYVVKSNPLDIMAEIYKNGPVEVSFTVYEDFAHYKSGVYKHITGSDIGGHAVKLIGWGTTDDGEDYWLLANQWNRSWGDDGYFMIRRGTNECGIEDEPVGGLPSTKNVFKVTTGSDEISVASV, encoded by the exons ATGGCTGCTGATTCTACAACCAAACTCTGTTTGGTCTCTGTTGTCTTGCTCTTAGGCCTTGTCTCCTCGTCTCTCAACTTGCAG GGAGTTGCAGCAGAGAATCTTACCAAACAGAAACTGAACTCGAAGATACTTCAG GAAGAGATAGTAAAGAAGGTCAACGAACATCCAAACGCTGGATGGAAAGCTGCTATTAATGATCGTTTCTCTAACgcaact GTAGCAGAGTTTAAGCGTCTCCTTGGTGTTAAACCAACACCTAAGAAGTTACTCTTAGGTGTTCCTGTTGTAAGCCATGATCAGTCTCTGAAGTTACCTAAATCATTCGATGCTAGAAACGCTTGGCCTCAGTGCACCAGTATTGGAAACATCTTAGGTTTG GGACATTGTGGCTCTTGCTGGGCCTTTGGTGCTGTTGAATCACTATCTGATAGATTCTGTATCCAATTTGGAATG AACATTACTTTATCAGTAAATGACCTCTTAGCATGTTGTGGTTTCCGTTGTGGTGATGGTTGTGACGGTGGCTACCCAATTGCTGCTTGGCAATACTTTTCCTACAGTGGTGTTGTCACTGAAGAG TGTGATCCATACTTTGATCAAACCGGATGCTCTCACCCTGGTTGTGAACCTGCATATCCTACACCGACATGCATGAGGAAATGCGTTAGTGGAAACCAGTTATGGGGTGAATCAAAACATTACAGTGTTAGTACATACGTTGTCAAGTCTAATCCACTAGACATCATGGCTGAGATCTACAAGAATGGACCTGTTGAAGTCTCTTTCACAGTTTATGAG GATTTTGCTCATTACAAATCTGGAGTGTATAAGCACATAACAGGTTCCGACATTGGTGGTCATGCTGTTAAGCTTATTGGTTGGGGAACTACTGATGATGGAGAAGATTATTGG TTGTTGGCAAATCAATGGAACAGAAGCTGGGGTGAT GATGGTTATTTCATGATTAGGAGAGGAACAAATGAATGTGGAATTGAAGATGAACCAGTGGGTGGTTTGCCTTCAACCAAGAATGTGTTCAAGGTTACAACCGGTTCAGATGAGATTTCTGTTGCGTCGGTTTAA